Genomic window (Arachis hypogaea cultivar Tifrunner chromosome 13, arahy.Tifrunner.gnm2.J5K5, whole genome shotgun sequence):
atgacgacgaatatatCTGAGTGTGTGAACTCGATCCTCAAGGGTGTCAGAAACCTTCCTGTGTGCTCGCTAGTCAAGGCAACATACGGAAGGTTGGCCGAATTATTTGTTCGCAAAGGGAGGGAGGCTGAGGCGCAGATGGGTACCGGACAACAATTTAGTCAGCACTTGGTGAAGTGTatagaggccaacttgaagacggctAGGTGCTTCACGGTAACTGTGTACGACAGGGATAACTCCGAGTTCATCGTCGCAGAGACAACTCCGACTGGTTCTTTCTCACTGGGTACCTACAGAGTCTCGCTTGCATCTCACACATGTGACTGCGGATACTTCCAGgcacttcatttcccgtgtcCCCACGCACTGGCATGCTGTGCCTACTCACGGCTTACATGGGAGCCTTATGTCCACCAGGTGTATCGTCTTAGTTCGGTTTTCAGTGTGTATCAGATGGgtttcacacctcccattccggagggtttctggccaccataTGACGGGCCGACTGTCATCCTTGACCCCAATAagaggcgtgcgagagagggtcgTCCCAGGTCCACTCGGATACGGACCaatatggacgaggcagatccgaaCCGGTCAAAGAGATGTGGGCTTTGTCGGCAGCCCGACCACACACGTCGGAGTTGCCCACAGCTCGGAGGAGCAGAGCACACACGGGGACATGATTAGGTGTATTGGTGGCTTTGGTacttttgttatttcaatttcGCGTTTAGATTCTACTATTATCGGTTTTCTTGCTTGTAGTTGGTGACTGATAGAATCGTTAACGTTAGTGCGATGTACTTTGAATGAGATTTTAGTTAATGAATATGTTCTGTCACCGCAGTTTTAAACGAAATGTATGTCTAATGCACACCAGCAAAAATAACTTTACAAGTTTTATTAAGACATGATGCGGAAACTATGTTCGTAACTTAAATTGCTTGCTGGAACGAATTCTGAGTAATTCGAACCaaactggttcgaattactttatAAATATTTCTTCAGTGTAAATCGAACCTATTAGATTCAAATTATTAAGTTAGGGTTCGAACCAATTTAGTTCGAATTATGTTGCTTTGTTCTATAAgtgtaattcgaacctatttggttcgaattacttggaaAGTGAATTCGAACCTATTTAGTTCGAACTATATAGAAATAttctttgattgattgatgaatcagattttgctttaGTTTATCTCTGTAAAATTAATCTCCCTTTAGCTTATTTAGGTTTTTTATCCTCTATCTATTTATCTCTTTTTATTTGCAGGTTTCACGGTAAACCAACAATGCATTACAACCTTATCCatgattttgatatattttatcCGACTGATAGAAGTCTGGTCAAAATTTGCCAATATTTTTGTAAGGAGAAACAAAACTTGTGATTTGTGAAAGGTAGaaataagagaaaagagaaaaaaaaaaaaaggaaagaaacaaaaaaaagacaGCAAGGATGGGACAAAGAAAACAGAAATAGAGGCAGTGTCTATGGAAGGGACACGTAACGCAATCGTCGCATAAGGAGAAGGTGGATATTGTGCACATTTATCGGTGCCTGATTTCCACTCATCCACGTTGTTATCTTCGATGCCAAACGCATTCCTACTTGTACTTGCTACTGCTATTTAATATCCATTAGGCCCATatactaatatttaattaaaaaatatagatagacaataaaaatattaaataatataattaataaatatattaaatatttattttattaaatatatgaataattattttaatattaaaatttagataaataatttaaaaatataatatattttaatttaattaataattatttatattatttaaaaaaattattatttatttaacctTAATTAACGTCCTTTGTTTAACGTGTGAAAACTGCGATGAATACTGCACCGAACATGCGTCGTCATTTAAATGTAGGCACACCTTGTTACTATTAATACGAAGAAAACAATACCAATATTATTTATTAGTCAATTCCAATATATTAATTATTCTAACAATTTAAAGTAATAGTAAAAGTATATAAATAATTGTAACTAATACAATTTttcatgtaattttttttggGATTTACATGAATTGTTTAATATCAAATCATAAAATTgtttactttaaaaatttaaattaattgataaatatatattaataattatatctaaCTGGACGAATTAAAAAAGGAATGTTGGATTGGACCTTGTTAGTATTGGTAaacatctttttaatttataaggCGAGTTCTTTGGTTCATATGTAGAAAAACCTTAGTAATGGTAGTATTTCTGATCTACAATGTTCCAAGAAAGCCGTCCCATAATCATAAGCTTCCAATTACAGTGCATACTGAATACAGAATCCCATAACGAGACCATGTGACCATTCttcttctaaaattaattaaagtaacaCTATATCATAACATAACATAAGAGATGCactaaaaaattgtataatttttGTATGAGACAGGAGGGTAAATGTGATTGGTGAAGTAGGGTAATGAAGATGTTGACCCGTATTTCTATCCGCGGAAGCGGCACAATGAATTGAAGTTGAAGGAGAGATGAAGAGAGAAAGCATGGGGATTGGGGAGGGTACTTtgctaaataaaaagaaaacaaaaaggacACACAGAATCCTCGCACTGTCTTATGTGACCTGCTCACCTGCACTTCACTTTTTGTCCAATCCTATCTTCTTTGTTTAGGTTGTCGTGTCTTTCTTTTCGTTTTGCAAACTGCAATTCATCTCTCTCTGTTTGGCGGGAAAACCAAGCCATGGTTTGCCAAGATTCGTCATCGGAGACTGCTC
Coding sequences:
- the LOC114925001 gene encoding uncharacterized protein, coding for MTTNISECVNSILKGVRNLPVCSLVKATYGRLAELFVRKGREAEAQMGTGQQFSQHLVKCIEANLKTARCFTVTVYDRDNSEFIVAETTPTGSFSLGTYRVSLASHTCDCGYFQALHFPCPHALACCAYSRLTWEPYVHQVYRLSSVFSVYQMGFTPPIPEGFWPPYDGPTVILDPNKRRAREGRPRSTRIRTNMDEADPNRSKRCGLCRQPDHTRRSCPQLGGAEHTRGHD